AACCGGGAGGCCACGCTCCACCTCCAGACGGGGGAGACGGGGAGGGTGGGCGATTACGCCCTCACCCTGGCCGATTTCCACCAGGGGCGGGAGGCCCTGTACGAGTACGGGCGGGCGGTGATCGAGGTCACCCGCGACGGCCGGCCGGCCGGCACCCTGACCGCGGAAAAGCGCATCTTCGATTCCGGGGGGCAGACCACCACGACCGTGGGCCTTCGCAGCACCCCGAAGGAGGACCTGTACGTGGTCTTCACCGGCATCACGGGGGACGCCTTCGAGATCAAGGCGCACGTGAACCCCCTGGTGTTCTGGCTCTGGCTCGGGTCCGGGATCCTGGTCCTGGGGACCCTCCTGACCCTTTTGAACTCAAAGCGCGGCGGCCGCCCCGGGGAGGCCGTTCGCTGACGGGCGCCGGCCCGGGGGCCGGCTGACAGGGAGTGGCGATGCTCTGGATCGTGTGCGCGGTGGCCGTCGTGGTCGCGGGAGGGTTCGTCCTCGCCCCCCTCTTCAGGAGCGCGCCCCCGGGGGCGGACGCCGGGGGGGAAACGGAGCGCGACCGCCTGCTCGAGCGCAAGACGGCGTGCTACCGCAACCTCAAGGAGCTGGAGTTCCAGTTCGGGATGGGGCGCCTCCTCGAGGCCGATTACGAAATGCTCCGGGCGGAACACCGGGCCGAGGCGGCCCGCATCCTGGAGGAGCTGGAGCGGCTCGGGGCTCCCGGCGGCCGGCGGGCGGCCGGGCTCGGGCCGGGGGGGAAGAAAGAGCGTGACAGCGCCCGCTGCCC
The window above is part of the Acidobacteriota bacterium genome. Proteins encoded here:
- a CDS encoding zinc ribbon domain-containing protein; protein product: MLWIVCAVAVVVAGGFVLAPLFRSAPPGADAGGETERDRLLERKTACYRNLKELEFQFGMGRLLEADYEMLRAEHRAEAARILEELERLGAPGGRRAAGLGPGGKKERDSARCPACGAAVSPGKKFCADCGKRL